Below is a genomic region from Rosa chinensis cultivar Old Blush chromosome 5, RchiOBHm-V2, whole genome shotgun sequence.
ATTTGGCGGTAGTCACTGAGTCCAACTTTTGCATTATTTTCAGTAGCAAATTGAAAATTATTTGTGAAGTTTAAATGAGGTCTAAATACCAAATTTGAAGGTTCATATTGAACTTCCCCATCTTTTTCTTTGTGGAAATTACTAGCTCTACAGACCTTCGAGgcttttctttttccatattGATACTAACTGTATGTTATCATATTTGTACATTCACATGTCCATTTTATGAAAGTCTGTATGTTTCAAACTGACAAGACCATACGTGGGGTTTGCTGTGACCAATTTGTAGGTGTTTTCCTTCATAGCAGAATCGGAGTCTACATCTTTAGAGTTTGGCCTAGATTTGCTTCATGCTATGAAGAGTGAGCTTGGCCTCACCCCTTCACGAAAATGTCTCGATTTTCTTCTCCATGCTTGTGTCACTGCCAAAGATCTGCAAAGTTCCCTATTTATATGGCAAGAATATCAAGCCGCTGGCTTGCCTTACAATACCTTAAGCTTTTTAAGGtaatttccagttttgcttTCACTCTGGCTTGAGAATTTTGTTCCATGGAGGAAATATAATTTCATTTACCTTTCGGTTTCAATCTTGGAATGTTGCAGGATGTATCAAGCCCTTTTGGCTGCAGGGGACCGAAAGGCTGCAAAAGTTTTGGGACGTAAAATTCCTAAAGATGATCCTCATGTTCGGTCTATCATTGAATCATGTACACTGACTTATttagagaagaaggaagaaaagaaaaagaaaaagaaaaagaaatgatttaGGAATATTtaaatcaacacaatgattaGGATTAGAGATGCAAGTTTTTGTATCAAACCTCGAGAAATAAGTCAGATGAGGACCCCTTCATGTGGGAAAAGTCCCACACATCTAACTTAATTGTACGAATGCTGGTTCTATTATCTATATTATCAGTGCCCATTGTCTCAGAGCAAGTTGTTTActtcacctcttcttattctaTAAGAATACTTCCTATGGCTGTCTGTTTCACTAACATGAACAATGCAGATTAGTTTTTACTTTTAAGACAGAAGATTTGAAGCTGCAACCTTTTCCTGTAAACTTAACCATCTCATTTCACTTTACTCAACAGTTGAAGTTACCCAACTCCAAGTGAGTGAATATATTTCTCATTTGCAAAATTTTACGAAGTCGGAGGACCCATTTGCCAAAATGTAATGTACAATTCGAAgcctttctctctttttatcatTGAACCGAACAAAAATTATGAACCGGGCTGTTGCTAATTTAGGCTTCAAAACGATAAAGCAACAGGTATAGCTTGCCTGCACCTTGCTTTAGCCTGCTCAAGCCTCTCACTCAAAGTCTCGTCCTTCACTGCAGCCTTTACCATAACCATGTCCATCTCCATCAGCTTCAGCACCCTGAACAATTCGGTCACCATTCTATCTTCCACCTTACCATCATCTCTCAACACTTCTGCTTCCTCTCTTGCTCTCTCAGCCACAATCTCTGCAGCCTTCACCAGCAACTCTCTGGACCCGAATTCTCGCCCCATTAAGCCTTCCAACTTCTCCAGGAAGTCAGCTATGACATACCCTACTGGCTTCTCCAGTGGAATCTCTTTGGTTCTCTTCCAGCCAATCTCAAAGTTGGGTGGCTCGGGCTTTTCCAGGCCAGTTGAGGACTTCCTGTCTCGGGTGATTTCCGATTTTCTTCGCTTTTCGATTGGGAATTTCTCTGCACTGGTGGTGGTTTCAGAGTTTGGACTTGGGAAATCAGGTTGAGTAGAGTTTGGTGCAGTGCATTTGGTGATGAACAAGTAGTGTTTTCTGGGTGGTATACGGATGTAATGCTGTGATGGGTTTTTGGTGGTTTGGGAGGAGAGGAGATTGTTTCGTAGGTGAGGGTTAGGATGGGAGAGGAATTGTGGGAATAATGAAGCCATGCCTGAACCAGAGAAGTGGGAACCAAACTCCTGAGGGAATGAAGATAAGCCTATATATATGTCCTACAGTCACAGCCAATAATAATACGTCACTTCAATTCACGCCCCATTAAGCCCTCCAACTTCATTCAAgtttatataattaattaattagtgatgtgataaaaatttgttttgttttggattgaaattctctctttttcaaaaaaaagaagaagaaattctctcttattggaaaaaaaaatattctctcTTATCAAAAGCTCCAACTTCCTTAGTATCGTTTTCGAAGAAAGTAAACTGTTCTATCCGGCAGCACGTCTTCGAGATGTCGTCGTCGGACGGGTAGTCCTGGATTCTGAGTCCACCGATGACGGTCTGAGGTAGGGTAAAGGCTGGGATGGTGAGGAACGATGGCAGACTTCTGGTTTTATGCGGAGCAAGCTACAACCACCGAATTGGGCTTTAGACGATTGGATCCTCCTGTGGCCGATGTCGTGGAAGCCTCGTCGAGGGCAAGGGCGACTCAGGTTGCAATCCGGATCTGACTGGAATTTTTAGGGTGACGATGATCCGGCCACTATTGTCGGGCTTCTACCCACGGTGGCTTGTTTTGCCGGACTTGGCTCGACGTTTCTGTGGTTTGGCAGCGGACGGTTCCAATGCTTGCGTGGTCCGGCTACTGGTGCGAACCATGGATCGCCGACAGAGTCTTTTGACGGTGATGGTGGTATGCGTCTGACAGCACGTGTGGAAGAATGAAAGGGAAGTTGGGTTGTGGGCCTTTGCTCTGTTCATGGGCTTTTCCTGGTGGGCTTGTGCTCTTTTATTAGGT
It encodes:
- the LOC112166463 gene encoding uncharacterized protein LOC112166463, with protein sequence MASLFPQFLSHPNPHLRNNLLSSQTTKNPSQHYIRIPPRKHYLFITKCTAPNSTQPDFPSPNSETTTSAEKFPIEKRRKSEITRDRKSSTGLEKPEPPNFEIGWKRTKEIPLEKPVGYVIADFLEKLEGLMGREFGSRELLVKAAEIVAERAREEAEVLRDDGKVEDRMVTELFRVLKLMEMDMVMVKAAVKDETLSERLEQAKARCRQAIPVALSF